From the Cyanobacteriota bacterium genome, one window contains:
- the mraY gene encoding phospho-N-acetylmuramoyl-pentapeptide-transferase, with protein sequence MDAKYFGYAVKLTGLRLFLVLWIGLISSAILLDWAAGRQSYHMGSLALPMILCAVLSSGLGFWAVPLLRRLKMGQFIREDGPKAHLKKAGTPTMGGIFVVPVGVLVAIVGTGFAPTVVAAGLMTLAYGMIGWLDDWQILVKKNNKGISPRMKLGLQILFAVLFCWWAYSTQPADLTTIALPFGLSLPVGLCFWVVAGFALVAESNATNLTDGVDGLAAGVGAIVFLGLGAAIASVSPDLMVFAACMAGSYLGFLVHNHNPARVFMGDTGSLAMGGALGAIAILTNSLWMLVLAGIIFVAETLSVVAQVSYYKATKGPDGIGKRLLRMAPLHHHFELSGWHETKVVGVFYLVTAMLTIVTLLIKLA encoded by the coding sequence GTGGATGCTAAGTACTTTGGATATGCTGTAAAACTGACGGGCTTGCGCTTGTTTCTGGTGCTGTGGATAGGATTAATCAGTTCTGCTATCCTCCTAGACTGGGCAGCAGGGCGGCAAAGCTATCACATGGGTTCACTGGCACTGCCGATGATTCTCTGTGCCGTTTTGTCTAGCGGTTTGGGATTTTGGGCTGTGCCCCTGCTTCGGCGATTGAAAATGGGGCAGTTCATTCGAGAAGATGGCCCTAAAGCTCATCTCAAAAAGGCTGGAACTCCAACTATGGGTGGAATTTTTGTAGTTCCTGTTGGAGTTTTAGTGGCGATCGTGGGTACCGGCTTTGCACCTACAGTAGTTGCTGCTGGGTTAATGACGCTGGCTTATGGAATGATTGGCTGGCTTGATGACTGGCAAATCTTGGTTAAGAAGAATAACAAAGGCATCTCACCCCGGATGAAGTTAGGGCTGCAAATTCTCTTTGCAGTTCTGTTTTGTTGGTGGGCATATAGCACCCAGCCTGCTGACCTGACAACCATAGCATTGCCATTTGGGCTATCTCTGCCCGTAGGTCTGTGCTTCTGGGTAGTGGCTGGGTTTGCTCTAGTTGCTGAGAGCAATGCTACCAACCTAACCGATGGGGTCGATGGCTTGGCAGCCGGGGTAGGCGCGATCGTCTTCCTAGGCCTAGGTGCTGCCATTGCCTCAGTTTCTCCTGACTTGATGGTGTTCGCTGCTTGCATGGCTGGCAGCTATTTAGGGTTCCTAGTGCACAATCACAATCCGGCACGAGTGTTTATGGGTGATACTGGCTCTCTGGCCATGGGCGGTGCCTTGGGCGCGATCGCCATTCTGACCAACAGTTTGTGGATGTTAGTCTTGGCTGGGATCATCTTTGTGGCCGAAACACTCTCCGTTGTTGCCCAGGTGTCTTACTACAAAGCTACCAAGGGGCCTGATGGCATTGGCAAGCGACTATTGCGCATGGCCCCCCTCCACCATCACTTCGAGCTATCTGGTTGGCACGAAACTAAAGTTGTTGGTGTGTTTTATCTAGTGACTGCCATGTTGACGATCGTGACGTTGCTCATCAAGCTTGCTTAG
- a CDS encoding cation:proton antiporter yields the protein MPDFSSPVSVMSAIAARSLPLLATAADMSASSEVEPVNKSIVLAGVLLSLVVIYLASKVGGELCTRLNLPPVLGELLGGVVVGISALHLLVSPESGAMGADSLIMGFLERTAGLSPAALQATFEAQSEVVSVLAELGVIILLFEIGLESDLKELLKVGIQATLVAVVGVAVPFALGTTGLIVIFHLPVIPSVFAGAALTATSIGITARVLAEIQRLTSPEGQIIIGAAVIDDVLGIIVLAVVASLAKTGEIEVTNVLYLIVSAGAFLIGSVLLGRFLSPFFVGLVKELKTRGQLLITSLIFAFVLSYIGAVIQLEAILGAFTAGLVLAETEFRKELEEQVLPIADMLVPIFFVTVGASTDVSVLNPFVPANREGLITASFLVAVAIIGKVVTGLAVFGKPGINRLAIGVGMIPRGEVGLVFVGVGSASGVLSKPLEAAIIVMVILTTFLAPPLLRLVFPDQPPATGTESASLDSA from the coding sequence ATGCCTGATTTTTCCTCACCCGTTTCGGTTATGTCAGCGATCGCTGCACGTTCTCTGCCGCTGTTGGCAACTGCTGCTGATATGAGCGCTAGCTCAGAGGTAGAGCCAGTTAACAAGTCAATTGTCCTTGCAGGTGTGCTACTTAGCCTTGTGGTCATTTACTTGGCTAGCAAGGTGGGCGGTGAACTTTGCACCCGGTTGAATTTGCCACCTGTTTTAGGTGAACTCCTCGGCGGAGTTGTGGTTGGCATATCAGCCCTGCATTTACTCGTGTCACCTGAAAGTGGTGCTATGGGTGCAGACTCGCTGATCATGGGCTTCTTGGAACGAACGGCTGGCTTAAGCCCTGCTGCATTACAAGCCACTTTTGAGGCCCAGAGTGAAGTAGTTTCTGTCTTGGCTGAGCTAGGAGTAATCATTCTTCTGTTTGAAATTGGTCTGGAGTCTGATCTGAAGGAACTGCTTAAAGTAGGAATCCAAGCAACCTTAGTCGCCGTGGTTGGAGTTGCTGTCCCCTTTGCATTGGGCACAACGGGGTTGATTGTGATCTTTCACTTACCGGTAATCCCTTCTGTGTTTGCAGGAGCAGCACTGACTGCAACTAGCATTGGCATCACAGCGCGAGTATTGGCAGAGATTCAACGCCTCACCTCTCCAGAGGGGCAAATCATCATTGGTGCAGCAGTAATTGATGACGTGTTAGGCATCATTGTGCTAGCAGTAGTTGCTAGCTTGGCGAAAACTGGTGAGATTGAAGTTACCAATGTACTTTATCTAATTGTTAGCGCTGGGGCCTTTTTGATTGGTTCAGTGCTGCTAGGACGCTTCCTCAGTCCATTTTTTGTCGGGCTGGTGAAGGAGTTGAAAACCAGAGGGCAGTTGCTGATCACCTCTCTAATTTTTGCCTTTGTGCTGTCTTACATCGGTGCAGTAATTCAGCTAGAAGCTATTCTGGGGGCATTTACGGCTGGGCTTGTGTTAGCAGAAACCGAGTTCCGAAAAGAGCTGGAAGAGCAGGTGCTGCCGATCGCCGATATGCTAGTACCCATCTTTTTTGTTACCGTTGGTGCTAGCACCGATGTTAGTGTGCTCAATCCATTTGTGCCTGCCAACCGTGAAGGCTTGATTACAGCTAGTTTCCTAGTTGCAGTTGCTATTATCGGTAAAGTCGTCACAGGCTTAGCTGTATTTGGAAAACCAGGGATCAATCGACTGGCGATTGGAGTCGGTATGATTCCTAGGGGTGAAGTAGGCCTAGTGTTTGTGGGGGTAGGTAGCGCCAGTGGCGTGCTGAGCAAGCCCCTAGAAGCTGCCATCATCGTCATGGTAATTTTGACCACCTTCCTAGCGCCACCCCTACTGCGGCTTGTATTTCCTGACCAACCACCAGCTACAGGTACTGAGTCTGCTAGCCTAGATAGCGCTTGA
- a CDS encoding aminodeoxychorismate/anthranilate synthase component II, protein MILVIDNYDSFTYNLVQYLGELGRELPVAAEIRVYRNDQITLDDIRRLQPDGIVISPGPGTPDDAGISLAVVEQLGPTMPILGVCLGHQSIGQVFGGTIVRAAELMHGKTSLIYHNSAGIFQGLSSPFTATRYHSLVIDNTNPPDALEVTAWLDDNTIMGVRHRDYPHIQGVQFHPESILTDCGKHLLRNFLISLPPKPARLAV, encoded by the coding sequence ATGATTCTCGTGATTGATAACTACGACAGTTTCACCTACAACCTAGTGCAATATTTAGGCGAGCTGGGTAGAGAGTTGCCTGTAGCTGCTGAGATTCGGGTATATCGCAACGACCAAATTACCCTCGATGACATTCGTCGGCTTCAGCCTGATGGCATTGTGATTTCCCCAGGCCCAGGTACACCCGATGATGCTGGCATCTCCTTAGCCGTGGTTGAGCAGCTAGGGCCAACGATGCCTATATTAGGGGTTTGCCTAGGGCACCAGAGCATTGGGCAAGTCTTTGGTGGCACGATCGTCAGAGCAGCCGAATTGATGCATGGTAAAACGTCGTTGATCTATCACAACAGCGCGGGAATCTTTCAGGGGTTATCGTCACCGTTTACTGCTACACGCTATCACAGCTTGGTGATTGATAATACCAATCCCCCTGATGCCCTAGAAGTTACAGCCTGGTTAGACGACAATACCATTATGGGTGTGCGTCATCGTGACTATCCTCACATTCAAGGTGTCCAGTTTCACCCTGAAAGCATCTTGACAGACTGTGGTAAGCACCTACTGCGAAATTTCTTGATCTCCTTGCCCCCTAAACCAGCTAGACTAGCGGTTTGA